A section of the Pueribacillus theae genome encodes:
- the trmB gene encoding tRNA (guanosine(46)-N7)-methyltransferase TrmB: protein MRLRHKPWAKEKLTSYPHFVIGEPEKYKGAWHSLFGNHHPIHIEIGTGKGRFITEMAKKNPHINYIGMEKQDRVIVSALDRVLNEEKLTNIRLINENADHLLSFFSKGEVARIYLNFSDPWPKSRHEKRRLTYHSFLERYKEIVTKNGEIHFKTDNRQLFEYSLESFSRFGMLLKNISLDLHKDALEDHVMTEYEEKFSGKGNRIYRCEAVFN, encoded by the coding sequence TACTAGCTACCCACATTTTGTCATTGGAGAACCAGAAAAATATAAAGGGGCCTGGCACTCACTTTTTGGAAATCATCACCCGATTCATATTGAAATCGGTACGGGAAAGGGCCGTTTTATTACTGAAATGGCGAAGAAAAATCCCCACATCAATTATATTGGGATGGAGAAGCAAGACCGCGTCATCGTTTCAGCACTTGACCGCGTGCTCAATGAAGAGAAGCTTACGAATATAAGATTGATTAATGAAAATGCCGATCACTTGCTTTCATTCTTCTCGAAAGGCGAGGTAGCAAGGATTTATTTAAACTTTTCCGACCCTTGGCCAAAATCGCGACATGAAAAAAGGCGCTTAACGTACCATTCTTTTCTTGAACGTTATAAAGAAATCGTAACGAAGAATGGAGAGATTCATTTTAAAACAGATAATCGGCAGTTGTTTGAGTATTCGCTTGAAAGTTTTTCACGCTTTGGAATGCTTCTAAAAAACATTAGTTTGGATTTGCATAAAGACGCATTGGAGGATCATGTGATGACCGAATATGAAGAAAAATTTTCTGGCAAAGGAAATCGCATTTACCGTTGTGAGGCTGTCTTCAATTAA